In Turicibacter sanguinis, a genomic segment contains:
- the rpoZ gene encoding DNA-directed RNA polymerase subunit omega: protein MSGMRYPSIDKLLDKVDSKYKIAYIAAKRARQIVDENQSQLDYVDGLPTAKCAKPVGVALEEILYDVVDFELKEE from the coding sequence ATGTCAGGAATGCGTTATCCATCAATTGATAAATTATTAGATAAAGTCGATTCAAAGTATAAAATTGCTTATATTGCAGCAAAACGTGCTCGCCAAATCGTTGATGAAAACCAATCACAATTAGATTATGTTGATGGGTTACCAACAGCAAAATGTGCAAAACCAGTTGGGGTTGCTTTAGAAGAAATTCTTTATGATGTTGTTGATTTCGAGTTAAAAGAAGAATAG
- the gmk gene encoding guanylate kinase, whose amino-acid sequence MRLVEKGVLIVISGPSGVGKGTVRASIFEQENHNLEYSISMTTRKPRVGEQNGVDYFFVEKEEFLDRIDQGQLLEWAEFVGNYYGTPLDYVNQKLDEGKDVVLEIEVQGALQVKNVKPDACFIFIAPPSMDELRNRIMTRGTEAMDVINKRMQKAEAEIGLAHEYDYIVINDTVENARDRIMAIIEAEHSRSNRVLEYYNKNIVEVE is encoded by the coding sequence ATGAGATTAGTAGAAAAAGGCGTACTAATAGTCATATCAGGTCCTAGTGGCGTTGGAAAAGGAACTGTGCGCGCATCAATATTCGAACAAGAAAACCATAACTTGGAATACTCAATTTCAATGACAACAAGAAAGCCACGTGTTGGAGAACAGAATGGTGTGGATTATTTCTTCGTAGAAAAAGAAGAGTTTTTAGATAGAATTGATCAAGGTCAATTACTTGAGTGGGCAGAGTTCGTAGGGAACTACTATGGGACACCACTTGATTATGTAAACCAAAAATTAGATGAAGGAAAAGATGTTGTACTTGAAATTGAAGTACAAGGTGCCCTTCAAGTTAAAAATGTAAAACCAGATGCATGCTTTATTTTTATTGCTCCTCCAAGTATGGATGAACTTCGTAATCGTATCATGACGCGTGGTACGGAAGCGATGGATGTAATCAATAAACGTATGCAAAAAGCAGAAGCTGAAATTGGATTAGCTCACGAGTATGATTATATTGTGATTAATGACACGGTTGAAAATGCTCGCGATCGAATTATGGCGATTATTGAAGCTGAACACTCACGTAGTAATCGTGTTTTAGAATATTATAATAAAAATATTGTGGAGGTTGAATAA